In the Aliarcobacter cryaerophilus genome, one interval contains:
- a CDS encoding DASS family sodium-coupled anion symporter, translated as MSSRTIKLLAPVLVVLVMWFIPAPEGLSQNAWHFLAIFLAVVIGLILEPIPAALVGFTGISVVALLGLIGNSKESVNWALSGFSNSVIWLIFAAFMFAAGYKKTGLGRRVSLIMVKYMGKSTLGLGYAVAFSDLVLAPFMPSNTARSGGSIYPVAINIPQIFNSLPDNEPRKIGAYISWVAIASTCVTSSMFLTALAPNLLAVDLIAKGTGHAITWMEWAKIMLPLMIPLFILTPWLTYVIYPPTQKKSPEAPAWAAEELKKLGSITFKEYLMAGLATVALVLWIFGKELGVDATITAISIVSIMILSGIISWDDLLSDKAAFNVFIWFATLVALADGLKKVGILDFIGKNSQAMLSDLSLTSLIIALILLFYVLHYFFASTTAHVTALVPLFMVIASTFIPAEQLLTFTILLAGSLGVMGIITPYGTGPSPIWYGAGYISQGKWWALGAIFGAIYLIPIIIGVFIFM; from the coding sequence ATGTCTTCACGAACTATAAAACTACTAGCTCCTGTGTTAGTAGTATTGGTTATGTGGTTTATTCCAGCACCAGAGGGCTTATCACAAAATGCTTGGCATTTTTTGGCGATATTTTTAGCAGTCGTAATTGGTCTTATTCTTGAACCTATTCCTGCAGCTCTTGTAGGATTTACTGGTATTTCAGTAGTAGCTCTTTTAGGTTTAATTGGAAATTCTAAAGAGAGTGTAAACTGGGCATTAAGTGGTTTTTCAAATAGTGTTATTTGGTTAATTTTTGCTGCATTTATGTTTGCTGCTGGTTATAAAAAAACAGGTCTTGGAAGAAGAGTATCATTGATTATGGTTAAATATATGGGGAAAAGCACATTAGGCTTAGGTTATGCCGTTGCATTTTCTGATTTAGTTCTAGCTCCATTTATGCCATCAAATACTGCAAGAAGTGGAGGAAGTATCTATCCCGTAGCTATTAATATTCCACAAATTTTCAACTCTCTTCCAGATAATGAGCCACGTAAAATTGGTGCATATATCTCTTGGGTTGCAATAGCATCAACATGCGTAACAAGTTCTATGTTTTTAACTGCTCTTGCACCAAATTTACTAGCTGTTGATTTAATTGCAAAAGGTACAGGTCATGCTATAACTTGGATGGAGTGGGCAAAAATTATGCTTCCTCTTATGATTCCTCTATTTATTTTAACTCCATGGCTTACTTATGTAATATATCCACCTACACAAAAAAAATCTCCTGAAGCACCAGCTTGGGCTGCTGAAGAGTTAAAAAAACTTGGAAGTATTACATTTAAAGAGTATTTAATGGCAGGACTTGCAACTGTTGCTTTAGTTTTATGGATTTTTGGGAAAGAACTTGGGGTTGATGCAACAATAACAGCAATTAGTATTGTTTCTATAATGATTCTATCAGGTATAATTTCATGGGACGATTTACTTTCAGATAAAGCTGCATTTAATGTATTTATCTGGTTTGCTACATTAGTTGCTTTAGCAGATGGATTAAAAAAAGTTGGTATTTTGGATTTTATAGGTAAAAATTCACAAGCAATGCTTTCAGATTTAAGTCTAACATCACTTATAATAGCTTTAATACTATTATTTTATGTTTTACACTACTTTTTTGCTAGTACAACAGCACATGTTACTGCATTAGTTCCATTATTTATGGTTATTGCTTCTACATTTATACCTGCTGAACAGTTATTAACATTTACTATTCTTTTAGCTGGAAGCTTGGGAGTTATGGGAATTATTACTCCTTATGGAACAGGACCTTCTCCTATTTGGTATGGAGCTGGATATATTTCACAAGGAAAATGGTGGGCATTAGGAGCAATTTTTGGTGCTATTTATCTTATTCCTATAATTATTGGTGTATTTATATTTATGTAA
- a CDS encoding sulfite exporter TauE/SafE family protein, with product MEFTTEFLIFTSIVIFLSALVQATIGFGFPMIATPLLAMVTDMKTAVIYVAIPTLVLNLSVLIIEGNFLQTIKRFYLLAIIAMIGSAIGTQILIYSNSEIFKFLLAISILFYLFSQKISFEMPWVRSKPNLATFIFGLSAGVIGGLTNVMALVLIIYSLESRHSKKEIIQSTNLCFMFGKIIQIAIFIAHGSFTQEILEISLYNLLIVGICLMIGFNLRKKIASDSYFKFIKAFLFLMAIALILQTIF from the coding sequence ATGGAATTTACTACAGAATTTTTAATTTTTACTTCTATTGTTATTTTTTTATCGGCATTAGTTCAAGCTACTATTGGCTTTGGCTTTCCTATGATAGCAACTCCTCTTCTTGCAATGGTGACAGATATGAAAACAGCTGTTATATATGTTGCAATTCCTACTTTAGTATTAAATTTAAGTGTATTAATTATTGAAGGAAATTTTTTACAAACCATAAAAAGGTTTTATCTTTTGGCTATTATTGCAATGATTGGAAGTGCAATAGGAACACAAATTTTGATTTATAGCAATTCTGAAATATTTAAATTTCTTTTAGCAATTTCAATTCTTTTTTATCTTTTTAGTCAAAAAATATCTTTTGAAATGCCTTGGGTAAGAAGTAAACCAAATTTAGCAACTTTTATTTTTGGTTTAAGTGCTGGAGTTATTGGTGGTTTAACAAATGTTATGGCATTAGTTTTAATTATCTATTCTTTAGAATCAAGACATAGTAAAAAAGAGATAATTCAATCTACAAATCTCTGTTTTATGTTTGGGAAAATTATTCAAATAGCTATTTTCATAGCTCATGGTTCATTTACTCAAGAGATATTAGAAATATCTTTATATAATCTTTTAATTGTTGGAATCTGTTTGATGATAGGTTTTAATTTAAGAAAAAAGATAGCTTCAGATAGTTACTTTAAATTTATAAAAGCTTTTTTATTTTTGATGGCAATAGCTTTGATTTTACAAACTATTTTTTAA
- the dsbD gene encoding protein-disulfide reductase DsbD gives MKKIVIFLMLFIYSFSLEIGNKVLEPEEAFKVDFIKNENSLNIKIELGKDIYLYDDKLQVNITKPKKVELLKDLKLPKPVPYDGFIVHFDDLNIEIPYSLLKSKLDSNKYEIEFKFQGCSKAGLCYAPMVEKQVIFFEADLKEEVKEDIKQKDEAISSLKQDNENLSETDNIAATFKDSSFLLVVATFFGFGLLLAFTPCVFPMIPILSSIIVKASQNESMSAKKGFLMSFVYVLAMSFAYSLAGIIAGIFGANLQASLQNPYVLVVFAFIFIALSFSMFGYFEIRLPASLQTKINKTTDGKEKQGMLGIAIMGFLSALIVGPCVAPPLAGALVYIGQTGDALLGGVALFVMSLGMGVPLLLIGLGAGKFMPKPGGWMEGVTKIFGIIMLGVAIWLLDRVINPTVTIYLWAFLFISFGVYLKIYTHIIVKSISKVLTILGAILLVGAVSGATNPLKPLDKFTSKVSLSKQDELKFIKIQNIAQLEDTILKSSKPVILDFWANWCVSCKELDEITFKNDEVIKRLQNFTLLKVDVTQNSEEDKAIQKKFGVVGPPALIFWDENKQEVKSAKIVGYKNPKEFLEILDKNFKN, from the coding sequence ATGAAAAAGATAGTAATTTTTTTAATGCTTTTTATTTACTCATTTTCTTTAGAAATTGGAAATAAAGTTTTAGAACCAGAAGAGGCATTTAAAGTAGATTTTATAAAAAATGAAAATAGTTTAAATATAAAAATAGAGCTAGGTAAAGATATCTATTTATATGATGATAAGCTTCAAGTTAATATTACAAAACCAAAAAAAGTAGAACTTTTAAAAGATTTGAAACTTCCCAAACCAGTTCCTTATGATGGATTTATTGTTCATTTTGATGATTTAAATATTGAAATTCCATATAGTTTATTAAAATCAAAACTAGATTCAAATAAGTATGAAATTGAGTTCAAATTTCAAGGTTGTTCAAAAGCAGGGCTTTGTTATGCTCCAATGGTTGAAAAACAAGTTATATTTTTTGAAGCTGATTTAAAAGAAGAAGTTAAAGAAGATATAAAACAAAAAGATGAAGCAATATCTTCTTTAAAACAAGATAACGAAAATTTAAGTGAAACAGATAATATAGCTGCAACCTTTAAAGATAGTAGTTTTTTATTAGTAGTTGCAACATTTTTTGGGTTTGGTCTTTTATTAGCCTTTACACCTTGTGTCTTTCCTATGATTCCAATTTTGTCTTCTATTATTGTTAAAGCTTCACAAAATGAGAGTATGAGTGCTAAAAAAGGCTTCTTAATGTCTTTTGTTTATGTTTTAGCTATGAGTTTTGCATATTCACTAGCAGGAATTATTGCAGGAATTTTTGGTGCAAATTTGCAAGCTTCTTTACAAAACCCTTATGTACTAGTTGTTTTTGCATTTATATTTATTGCTCTTTCTTTTTCAATGTTTGGATATTTTGAAATAAGACTTCCAGCATCTTTACAAACAAAAATAAATAAAACAACTGATGGTAAAGAGAAGCAAGGAATGTTAGGAATTGCAATTATGGGATTTTTATCCGCTTTAATTGTTGGTCCTTGTGTTGCTCCTCCTCTTGCTGGTGCTTTAGTTTATATAGGACAAACAGGAGATGCACTTCTTGGTGGAGTTGCGCTTTTTGTAATGAGTTTAGGAATGGGAGTTCCACTTTTACTTATAGGATTAGGGGCTGGAAAGTTTATGCCAAAGCCAGGTGGCTGGATGGAAGGTGTTACAAAAATATTTGGAATAATTATGCTAGGTGTTGCTATTTGGCTACTTGATAGAGTAATTAATCCAACAGTAACTATCTATTTATGGGCATTTTTATTTATCTCTTTTGGAGTTTATTTAAAGATATATACTCATATTATTGTAAAAAGTATTTCAAAAGTTTTAACGATTTTAGGAGCTATTTTACTTGTTGGTGCTGTAAGTGGAGCAACAAATCCTCTAAAACCACTTGATAAATTTACAAGTAAAGTTTCCCTTTCAAAACAAGATGAATTAAAGTTTATTAAAATTCAAAATATTGCACAACTTGAGGATACTATTTTAAAATCTTCAAAACCTGTAATTCTAGATTTTTGGGCAAATTGGTGTGTCTCATGCAAAGAGTTAGATGAGATTACTTTTAAAAATGATGAGGTTATTAAAAGACTTCAAAATTTTACACTTTTAAAAGTAGATGTTACTCAAAATAGTGAAGAGGATAAAGCAATACAAAAGAAATTTGGAGTTGTAGGACCTCCTGCACTTATTTTTTGGGATGAAAATAAACAAGAGGTAAAAAGTGCAAAAATAGTTGGTTATAAAAATCCAAAAGAGTTTTTAGAAATTTTAGATAAAAACTTCAAGAATTAA
- a CDS encoding thioredoxin family protein, with the protein MRKVIVFLIFTNFLFSYEELTVDNFDEKIKGKNAIIDFYASWCPPCKILANNLEDFEIIKPDGIEIFKVNIEDQLVLAKKYGVKKLPTLIYFKDGKPIKEYLGIQTSQELLDSSKKDFK; encoded by the coding sequence ATGCGAAAAGTTATAGTTTTTTTAATATTTACAAACTTTTTATTTTCTTATGAAGAGTTAACAGTTGATAATTTTGATGAAAAGATTAAAGGTAAAAATGCAATTATAGATTTTTATGCATCTTGGTGTCCACCTTGTAAGATTTTGGCAAATAATTTAGAAGATTTCGAGATTATAAAACCTGATGGTATTGAAATTTTTAAAGTAAATATTGAAGATCAATTGGTTTTAGCAAAAAAATATGGTGTAAAAAAGTTACCAACTTTAATCTATTTTAAAGATGGAAAACCAATTAAAGAGTATTTAGGAATACAAACATCTCAAGAGCTTTTAGATAGTTCAAAAAAAGATTTTAAATAG
- the rimK gene encoding 30S ribosomal protein S6--L-glutamate ligase, producing the protein MLVYILSRNENLYSTKRLFEEALNKGWEVRVIDYLKCTIEIMKNELVVNYEGEILKVPDAIIPRIGASRTFFGAAIVRHFEMQDVFSTTGNLALTRSRDKLRSLQVLSKNGVDLPRTVFASNKSNAKDVIALSGGTPLVLKILEGTQGVGVVLVDSKKAAKSVLDAFYGMDVNLLVQEYIEEASGSDIRVFVVNGEVVAAMKRQGSEGDFRSNLHQGGSASVYKLNRKEKSIALAAAKSMGLGVCGVDMISSKRGPLVMEVNSSPGLEGIEKSTNINVALKIMDYIEQNIKPNCPTNPIKRKIKKDSIGA; encoded by the coding sequence ATGTTGGTTTATATTTTATCAAGAAATGAAAATTTATATTCGACAAAAAGATTATTTGAAGAGGCTTTAAATAAGGGTTGGGAAGTACGAGTTATTGATTATTTAAAATGTACAATAGAGATTATGAAAAATGAGCTTGTTGTAAATTATGAGGGGGAAATTTTAAAAGTTCCAGATGCAATAATTCCACGAATTGGAGCAAGTAGAACATTTTTTGGTGCAGCAATAGTAAGACACTTTGAGATGCAAGATGTATTCTCAACGACTGGAAATTTGGCACTTACAAGAAGTAGAGATAAGTTAAGAAGTCTTCAAGTTCTATCAAAAAATGGTGTTGATTTACCAAGAACAGTTTTTGCCTCAAATAAATCAAATGCAAAAGATGTAATAGCATTAAGTGGTGGAACGCCTTTGGTTTTAAAAATTTTAGAAGGAACTCAAGGTGTTGGAGTTGTTTTAGTTGATAGTAAAAAAGCAGCAAAATCTGTTCTTGATGCTTTTTATGGGATGGATGTAAATTTGCTTGTTCAAGAGTATATTGAAGAGGCTAGTGGAAGCGATATAAGAGTTTTTGTGGTTAATGGTGAAGTAGTTGCTGCTATGAAGAGACAAGGTTCAGAAGGTGATTTTAGATCAAACCTTCATCAAGGTGGAAGTGCTAGTGTATATAAATTAAATAGAAAAGAGAAAAGTATAGCTCTTGCTGCTGCTAAATCTATGGGACTTGGAGTTTGTGGAGTTGATATGATAAGTTCAAAAAGAGGACCTTTGGTTATGGAAGTAAACTCAAGTCCTGGGTTAGAAGGAATTGAAAAATCAACAAATATAAATGTTGCATTAAAAATAATGGACTATATAGAGCAAAATATAAAACCAAATTGTCCAACAAATCCAATAAAAAGAAAAATTAAAAAAGATAGTATAGGCGCATAA
- a CDS encoding ATP-dependent zinc protease → MSQLKTIGRVETISILDLELFDLDAKIDTGAYSNSLHCDDIFVDEDNFVHFKLLDKIHPSYHGKKLKIPLYKTKSVKSSNGVVQTRASIKVQVKFAGKVYQTVVSLTNRSDMKYPMLIGRKFLKDRFLVDVSKKNLTKGK, encoded by the coding sequence ATGTCGCAACTAAAAACTATTGGAAGAGTAGAAACTATATCTATTTTGGATTTAGAGCTTTTTGATTTAGATGCAAAAATTGATACAGGAGCTTACTCAAATTCTCTTCATTGTGATGATATATTTGTGGACGAAGATAACTTCGTACATTTTAAATTATTAGATAAGATTCATCCTTCATACCATGGAAAAAAATTAAAAATACCACTGTATAAAACAAAGAGTGTAAAAAGCTCAAATGGAGTTGTTCAAACTAGAGCATCCATAAAAGTTCAAGTAAAATTTGCTGGAAAAGTCTATCAAACTGTAGTTTCATTAACAAATCGTTCTGATATGAAATATCCTATGTTAATAGGAAGAAAGTTTTTAAAAGATAGATTTTTGGTTGATGTTTCAAAAAAGAATTTAACAAAAGGAAAATAG
- a CDS encoding EAL domain-containing protein, with product MQNIDLLNTLLFATTFLALFFIILYIRELKNEKNIRKKIIDNAKKEVEERLYKDELTGLKNRKSLEDSIKGKDSVVAILLDVDAFEDLNELYGFINAEEVLKELSNILREFEKTHDVVAYRLSGDIFALTNISNIPFENIFILIEELNKTFLNRKIFVDKLNVDIVVSMTMGISIFQEEPILTAAMALKKAKSLNQSYFVYNNELDSKELIIQSLYWREKIKNAVSENKIIPFYQPIVNRKKEVIKYESLMRIRDFDSNNEAIILTPDKFLGISFKTKQYLELSRIIISKSLDNLLKTQKNITINLSFKDILNYEFIDYLDNVLEKLKFEDRNRLVFEILESENLSDYDFLEEFVLKYKKLGVKIAIDDFGSGYSNFIRIIRLKPDYLKIDGSLIKNIDKDNNSYEIVKSIIAFSKTLNIKTIAEYVHSEEIFNLLLELDVDEFQGYYFGKPDEDFS from the coding sequence TTGCAAAATATTGATTTGCTAAATACTCTCTTATTTGCAACCACATTTTTAGCTCTTTTTTTTATAATTTTATATATAAGAGAACTAAAAAACGAAAAAAATATTCGTAAGAAAATTATTGATAATGCAAAAAAAGAGGTAGAAGAGAGACTTTATAAAGATGAGCTTACAGGCCTTAAAAATAGAAAATCTCTTGAAGATAGTATAAAAGGAAAAGATTCTGTTGTTGCTATTTTGCTTGATGTAGATGCTTTTGAAGATTTAAATGAACTTTATGGATTTATAAATGCAGAAGAGGTTTTAAAAGAGCTATCAAATATTTTAAGAGAGTTTGAAAAAACTCATGATGTAGTTGCATATAGATTAAGTGGTGATATTTTTGCTCTTACAAATATAAGTAATATACCATTTGAAAATATTTTTATTTTAATTGAAGAGTTAAATAAAACATTTTTAAATCGAAAAATTTTTGTTGATAAATTGAATGTTGATATTGTTGTATCTATGACTATGGGAATTTCAATTTTTCAAGAAGAGCCTATATTAACAGCAGCTATGGCTTTAAAAAAAGCAAAATCATTAAATCAAAGTTATTTTGTTTATAATAATGAACTTGATTCAAAAGAGCTTATAATACAGTCACTTTATTGGCGTGAAAAGATAAAAAATGCAGTTAGTGAAAATAAAATCATTCCTTTTTATCAACCAATAGTAAATAGAAAAAAAGAAGTAATAAAATATGAATCTTTAATGAGAATAAGAGATTTTGATTCTAATAATGAAGCTATTATTCTTACTCCTGATAAATTTTTAGGAATTTCATTTAAGACAAAACAGTATTTGGAACTTTCAAGAATTATTATCTCAAAAAGTTTAGATAATCTTTTGAAAACTCAAAAAAATATAACTATAAACTTGAGCTTTAAAGATATCTTAAATTATGAATTTATAGATTATTTAGATAATGTTTTGGAAAAATTAAAGTTTGAAGATAGAAATAGGCTTGTTTTTGAGATTTTAGAGAGTGAAAACTTAAGTGATTATGATTTTTTAGAAGAGTTTGTTTTAAAATATAAAAAATTAGGTGTAAAAATAGCCATAGATGATTTTGGAAGTGGTTATTCAAATTTTATTAGAATAATAAGACTTAAACCAGATTATTTGAAAATTGATGGAAGTTTAATAAAAAATATAGATAAAGATAACAACTCTTATGAGATTGTAAAATCAATAATTGCTTTTAGTAAAACTTTAAATATTAAAACTATTGCTGAATATGTACATAGCGAAGAGATATTTAATCTTTTACTTGAACTTGATGTAGATGAATTTCAAGGTTACTATTTTGGAAAACCAGATGAGGATTTTTCATAA
- a CDS encoding phosphatidylserine decarboxylase, producing MHITNLLSQYFGKFAKKEFPRPIQELINGAYTKFMKLDLKEFKNSKHYKSLNELFTRDLIIKREIDSSKDIFISPTDSLITECGKLKNDIALQIKGMEYSVEELLTYYCRDNFSKLENGEFMNFYLSPRDYHRYHAPVDFKLKKLIHVPGKLYPVNLKYLNKELELFVQNERVVLECEKDGKIFYMVFVGALNVGQMVFEFEPRVETNKDTKEIKVYTYENIEISKADCLGYFKMGSTVVMIWEKDFVVLENLLNQNVKFGQKIAKY from the coding sequence ATGCATATTACAAATCTACTATCACAATATTTTGGTAAATTTGCGAAAAAAGAGTTTCCAAGACCTATTCAAGAGTTGATAAATGGTGCTTATACAAAATTTATGAAATTAGACTTAAAAGAGTTTAAAAATTCAAAACATTACAAATCTTTAAATGAACTTTTTACAAGAGATTTGATAATCAAAAGAGAGATAGATAGCTCAAAAGATATTTTTATATCGCCAACTGATAGTTTAATTACAGAGTGTGGAAAGCTAAAAAATGATATAGCTTTACAAATAAAAGGTATGGAGTATAGTGTTGAAGAGCTTCTTACTTATTATTGTAGAGATAATTTTTCAAAATTAGAAAATGGTGAATTTATGAATTTTTATTTATCACCAAGAGATTACCATAGATACCATGCACCAGTTGATTTTAAGTTAAAAAAACTAATTCATGTACCTGGAAAACTATATCCTGTAAATTTAAAATATCTAAATAAAGAACTTGAACTTTTTGTTCAAAATGAAAGAGTTGTTTTAGAGTGTGAAAAAGATGGAAAAATCTTTTATATGGTCTTTGTTGGAGCTTTAAATGTTGGTCAAATGGTATTTGAATTTGAGCCAAGAGTGGAAACAAATAAAGATACAAAAGAGATAAAAGTTTATACATATGAGAATATTGAAATCTCAAAAGCTGACTGTTTAGGTTATTTTAAAATGGGTTCTACAGTTGTAATGATTTGGGAAAAAGATTTTGTTGTTTTAGAAAACTTATTAAATCAAAATGTAAAATTTGGTCAAAAAATTGCAAAATATTGA
- the mqnE gene encoding aminofutalosine synthase MqnE yields the protein MTLIDKLENGTRLNYEDGVKLFDLDVLTLGDYANKIRVAKHQKKTYFNINRHINPTNICKDVCQFCAYSASRKNPDQYTLSHEEILETVKNSSKNGIKEVHIVSAHNPHTGLEWYMDIFKKIKKDFPNIHIKALTAAEIHFLSTQYNLSYEELIDTMIKSGVDSMPGGGAEIFDEKVRKRICGGKVSSEQWLEIHKLWHSKGKKSNATMLFGHIETREHRVDHILRLRDLQDITGGFNAFIPLVFQTENNYLKVKEPVTANEILKTYAVSRILLDNIPNIKAYWATSTVKLALIAQEFGANDVDGTIEKESIQSAAGAKSKHGVAQNEFVDLIKNSGFIPVERDSVYNELKIY from the coding sequence ATGACTTTGATTGATAAACTAGAAAATGGTACTAGGTTAAACTATGAAGATGGAGTTAAACTTTTTGATTTAGATGTTTTAACTTTAGGAGATTATGCAAATAAAATAAGAGTTGCAAAACATCAAAAAAAGACATATTTTAATATAAATAGACATATAAATCCAACAAATATTTGTAAAGATGTTTGTCAATTTTGCGCATATAGTGCAAGTAGAAAAAACCCAGACCAATATACTTTAAGTCATGAAGAGATTTTAGAAACTGTAAAAAACTCATCTAAAAATGGAATAAAAGAGGTTCATATAGTTTCTGCACACAATCCACATACTGGACTAGAGTGGTATATGGATATATTTAAAAAAATTAAAAAAGATTTCCCAAATATACATATAAAAGCTCTTACAGCTGCTGAAATTCATTTTTTAAGTACACAATATAATTTGAGCTATGAAGAACTTATTGATACTATGATTAAAAGTGGTGTTGATTCAATGCCAGGTGGTGGAGCTGAGATTTTTGATGAAAAGGTGCGAAAAAGAATCTGCGGTGGAAAAGTAAGCTCAGAGCAATGGTTGGAAATTCATAAACTTTGGCATAGTAAGGGTAAAAAAAGTAATGCAACTATGCTTTTTGGACATATTGAAACAAGAGAACATAGAGTTGATCATATTTTAAGATTAAGAGATCTTCAAGATATTACAGGTGGATTTAATGCATTTATCCCTTTAGTTTTTCAAACAGAAAATAACTATTTAAAAGTAAAAGAGCCAGTAACTGCAAATGAAATTTTAAAAACTTACGCAGTTTCACGAATTTTACTTGATAATATTCCAAATATTAAGGCATATTGGGCAACTTCAACTGTAAAATTAGCTTTGATTGCTCAAGAATTTGGTGCAAATGATGTTGATGGAACAATAGAAAAAGAGTCAATACAAAGTGCAGCAGGGGCAAAAAGCAAACATGGTGTTGCTCAAAATGAGTTTGTTGATTTAATAAAAAATTCTGGATTTATTCCAGTTGAAAGAGATAGTGTTTATAATGAACTGAAAATTTATTAA
- a CDS encoding carbonic anhydrase, which produces MQINDLIKGNKKFREVRFSKYETDLKQLSKEGQNPDILFIGCSDSRVTPELVLDTRPGDMFTLRNVGNFVPPYNPDEDFHGTSAVIEYAVNVLEVKHIIVCGHSHCGACKSLYQDLGDGPDLINVKKWLELGKKAKEYTLLATLDKNDKEQLYRTTEKVSIVYQMENLLTFPYIVRRIKEGTLQIHGWYYKIENGSIEFYDGSDCTFKPLEEFKNEL; this is translated from the coding sequence ATGCAAATAAATGATTTAATCAAAGGTAACAAAAAATTTAGAGAAGTTAGATTTTCGAAATATGAAACAGATTTAAAACAATTATCAAAAGAGGGACAAAATCCAGATATTTTGTTTATTGGTTGTAGTGATAGTAGGGTTACTCCTGAGTTGGTTTTAGATACAAGACCTGGAGATATGTTTACTCTTAGAAATGTTGGAAATTTTGTTCCACCATATAATCCTGATGAAGATTTTCACGGAACAAGTGCTGTTATTGAATATGCTGTAAATGTTTTGGAAGTTAAACATATTATTGTTTGTGGACACTCTCATTGTGGAGCTTGTAAGAGTTTGTATCAAGATTTAGGAGATGGTCCTGATTTGATAAATGTTAAAAAATGGCTAGAATTAGGAAAAAAAGCAAAAGAGTATACGCTTTTAGCAACACTTGATAAAAATGATAAAGAACAACTATATAGAACAACTGAAAAAGTATCTATTGTTTATCAAATGGAAAACCTTTTGACTTTCCCATATATTGTTAGAAGAATAAAAGAGGGGACGCTTCAAATTCATGGTTGGTACTATAAAATAGAAAATGGAAGTATAGAATTTTATGATGGAAGTGATTGTACATTTAAACCACTAGAAGAGTTTAAAAATGAGTTATGA
- a CDS encoding aminotransferase class I/II-fold pyridoxal phosphate-dependent enzyme — translation MYEKELEIIKKSNRFRKRVVFRKDLFDLASNDYLGLAQNRKLFKKAFKRVYKNHYFSPKASMLVNGYSKIHKKFEKLLCKANGFEKGVIVGSGFLANISMIESLVRKGDTLFIDEDYHASGILASKLLPKNQVVTFFHNDEKDLEDKLKDCASKGRKIIAIEGVYSMSGNIAKKEIFDLSKKYNTLLIVDEAHSSGVIGENLLGIFDYYNIKIENNHIKMGTLGKAYGSYGAYILSSKSIIEFLQNRAKPIIYSTAPSLFDTALGYESLKYILRNKEKLKQKIKDNLSIIQGYLGISSKSLIIPILVNDNKKVLKIQKILKENGFLVGAIRQPTVKNAIIRLIAKIDINSDELKKACNLIKDLNANK, via the coding sequence TTGTACGAAAAAGAGTTAGAGATTATAAAAAAATCAAATAGATTTAGAAAAAGAGTTGTTTTTAGAAAAGATTTATTTGATCTTGCTTCAAATGATTATCTTGGACTTGCACAAAATAGGAAGCTTTTTAAAAAAGCATTTAAAAGAGTTTATAAAAATCACTATTTTTCTCCAAAAGCATCTATGCTTGTAAATGGTTATTCCAAAATTCATAAAAAATTTGAAAAATTACTCTGTAAAGCAAATGGTTTTGAAAAAGGAGTTATTGTTGGAAGTGGATTTTTAGCAAATATCTCTATGATAGAAAGTTTAGTTAGAAAAGGTGATACACTTTTTATAGATGAAGATTATCATGCAAGTGGAATATTAGCTTCTAAACTTCTTCCTAAAAATCAAGTTGTAACTTTTTTTCATAATGATGAAAAAGATTTAGAAGATAAATTAAAAGATTGTGCATCAAAAGGACGAAAAATTATAGCTATTGAAGGTGTTTACTCAATGAGCGGAAATATTGCAAAAAAAGAGATTTTTGATTTGTCAAAAAAATATAATACATTATTGATTGTTGATGAAGCTCATAGTTCAGGTGTTATTGGTGAAAATCTTTTGGGAATTTTTGATTATTACAATATTAAAATAGAAAATAACCACATAAAAATGGGTACTTTAGGTAAAGCTTATGGTTCGTATGGAGCATATATTTTATCTTCAAAAAGCATAATAGAATTTTTACAAAATAGGGCAAAACCAATTATTTATTCAACAGCTCCCTCTCTTTTTGATACAGCTTTAGGATATGAAAGTTTAAAATATATTTTAAGAAATAAAGAAAAATTAAAGCAAAAAATTAAGGATAACTTAAGTATAATCCAAGGCTATTTAGGAATAAGCTCAAAATCGCTTATAATTCCAATACTAGTAAATGACAATAAAAAAGTTTTAAAGATACAAAAAATCTTAAAAGAAAATGGTTTTTTGGTTGGTGCAATAAGGCAACCAACAGTTAAAAATGCGATTATTCGACTCATTGCGAAGATTGATATAAATTCTGATGAGCTGAAAAAAGCTTGCAATTTAATAAAGGATTTAAATGCAAATAAATGA